The following are encoded in a window of Clarias gariepinus isolate MV-2021 ecotype Netherlands chromosome 8, CGAR_prim_01v2, whole genome shotgun sequence genomic DNA:
- the cxxc4 gene encoding CXXC-type zinc finger protein 4, with product MSNINSALCIESGANTDVSLLQKDALQEAGLNQLLDYNAEIERYRSFANFYKTNGAFPQSAKIARITTPIFPSARIGVSPWNCDNAVLWGRKSAPIHPNRTRSDSSQRPGKPDTLQMANGNFLSTLSPEHCRPLAGDCINKLKCSSASEADIMNPAFSALPALGGISLPPGVIVMTALHSPASASAVTDSAFQIANLAECQQHNNNHSNHISSSASGVNAAKKKRKRCGVCTPCRRLINCGVCSSCRNRKTGHQICKFRKCEELKKKPGSSLERTPVSSGEAFRWFF from the coding sequence ATGTCGAACATAAACAGTGCGCTGTGCATCGAGAGCGGCGCTAACACAGATGTCTCTCTTTTACAAAAGGACGCCCTTCAAGAAGCCGGATTAAACCAGCTCTTGGATTACAACGCAGAAATTGAACGTTACCGCTCTTTTGCAAACTTTTACAAAACCAATGGTGCGTTTCCACAGAGCGCCAAGATCGCTCGCATCACTACGCCCATTTTCCCTAGTGCGCGAATCGGCGTTTCGCCGTGGAACTGTGACAATGCTGTGCTCTGGGGACGCAAATCGGCACCGATCCACCCCAACAGAACCAGGAGTGATTCGTCCCAGCGGCCCGGGAAACCTGACACGCTGCAGATGGCAAACGGTAACTTTCTGTCCACATTATCGCCGGAGCATTGCAGGCCGTTAGCAGGGGACTGCATCAACAAGCTGAAGTGCAGCAGTGCTTCTGAAGCAGATATAATGAACCCGGCGTTCTCTGCCCTGCCTGCTCTGGGGGGCATCTCTTTACCCCCTGGGGTCATAGTCATGACGGCGTTGCACTCTCCAGCCTCTGCCTCTGCTGTCACAGACAGCGCATTTCAGATTGCCAATCTGGCAGAGTGCCagcaacataataataatcacagtaATCACATTTCCTCTTCTGCATCAGGCGTAAAtgctgcaaagaaaaagaggaagcgCTGTGGAGTGTGCACCCCCTGCAGGCGGCTCATTAACTGTGGCGTCTGTAGCAGCTGCCGGAACCGTAAGACCGGACATCAGATCTGCAAATTCCGCAAATGTGAGGAGCTGAAGAAGAAACCAGGCTCGTCACTCGAG